One stretch of Gambusia affinis linkage group LG05, SWU_Gaff_1.0, whole genome shotgun sequence DNA includes these proteins:
- the hjv gene encoding hemojuvelin produces the protein METRSPWKRCIHLTLLLIQLRLPEVGASCRILRCNSEFVAATVHLSGGGGAALSSDSAYCGALRSYSLCTKRTARPCRGDLAYHSAVQGIEDLLIQHRCPRAGPTARPWPRPQGAVLGDACLYERSFVSREGRAPEYRHCSVFGDPHIRTFGDDFHTCAVQGAWPLIDNDYLYVQVTGAPASQGTHHTVVTKITIIFKSWRQCTDQQLYQAELDDVPAAFADGSQWSGERRGRRVLTVRTDSPGRHAEIRAAYIGTLLVVRQSGRSLGLSVRSPRGVLEAFHPDHDLQLCVWGCPASYRVDALRPPPLPHAAGAAEAHCAALLPTRDVYYHACVFDLTASGDLNSSGAAVGALQDARSMTGSGQGVHLLPAAAAGPAGPQPPLLPLLPLSMLGVLGGAWITCR, from the exons ATGGAGACGCGGTCGCCATGGAAACGTTGCATCCACCTGACTCTGCTGCTGATTCAGCTGCGTTTACCTGAAG TGGGAGCTTCCTGTCGGATCCTGAGGTGTAACTCTGAGTTTGTTGCTGCGACCGTCCACCtgagcggcggcggcggcgcagCGCTCAGCAGCGACTCGGCGTACTGCGGCGCCCTGCGCTCCTACAGCCTGTGCACCAAGCGGACGGCGCGGCCGTGCCGCGGAGACCTGGCCTACCACTCAGCGGTGCAGGGCATCGAGGACCTGCTGATCCAGCACCGCTGCCCGCGGGCGGGGCCCACGGCCCGGCCCTGGCCCCGCCCACAGGGCGCCGTGTTGGGGGACGCCTGCCTCTACGAGCGGAGCTTCGTCAGCAGGGAGGGCCGCGCCCCGGAGTACCGGCACTGCAGCGTGTTCGGAGACCCGCACATCCGAACCTTCGGCGACGACTTCCACACCTGTGCTGTGCAGGGGGCGTGGCCTCTCATCGACAACGACTACCTGTATGTGCAAGTCACCGGCGCGCCAGCCAGTCAGGGGACGCACCACACTGTTGTCACCAAG ATCACCATCATCTTTAAGAGCTGGCGGCAGTGTACCGACCAGCAGCTGTACCAGGCGGAGCTGGACGACGTTCCCGCTGCCTTCGCCGACGGCTCTCAGTGGAGCGGCGAGCGACGGGGCCGCCGCGTCCTGACGGTGCGGACCGACAGTCCCGGCCGGCACGCCGAGATCCGGGCGGCGTACATCGGTACGCTGCTGGTGGTGCGGCAGAGCGGCCGCTCGCTCGGCCTGTCCGTCCGCTCGCCCCGCGGCGTCCTGGAGGCTTTCCACCCGGATCACGACCTGCAGCTGTGCGTGTGGGGCTGCCCCGCCTCCTACAGGGTGGACGCGCTGCGCCCGCCGCCGCTGCCGCACGCGGCCGGCGCCGCGGAGGCTCACTGCGCCGCGCTGCTTCCCACGCGGGACGTCTACTACCACGCATGCGTGTTCGACCTGACCGCCAGCGGAGACCTGAACTCCAGCGGAGCCGCGGTGGGCGCCCTGCAGGACGCCCGCAGCATGACCGGCAGCGGGCAGGGCGTCCACCTGCTGCCCGCTGCTGCTGCGGGACCAGCGGGGCCGCAGCCgccgctgctgccgctgctgccgCTCAGCATGCTGGGAGTTCTGGGCGGGGCCTGGATCACCTGCCGCTAG
- the thbs3a gene encoding thrombospondin-3a isoform X1, whose product MGWGFPVLLAVLFAQLSAGFPDGVDVQVIDVLSLQDSKQNVAAVEKLSGGLSALSDVYVVSTIRLPVKMGGVLFGLYSKQDNRKYLEVAIMGKIHKVLVRYVKADGKVHTVNLQNSVLADGRTHSIILRLGGLQRSNMQVELYADCRLVDSSQGVPPLVPLPREADMVEIRHGQKSYARLQGAVESLRLALGGSVAKAGALTDCPFQGDSSAFNSVNGEVQSILGEHTKALIGQLIIFNQILGELRQDIREQVKEMSLIRNTILECQVCGFHEPRSRCSPNPCYRGVSCMDSLQFPGYTCGQCPPGTTGNGTHCRDVDECELQPCYSPEACVNREGGFSCQPCPPGLWGAPLAGTGLDYAKTHKQECVDIDECVDLPDACASNSVCINTVGSYKCGGCKPGFYGNQTSGCSPRKSCAALTFNPCDTNAHCAMERNGEVACRCNVGWAGNGHTCGMDTDIDGYPDRSLPCMDNDKHCKQDNCVFTPNSGQEDADNDGIGDQCDEDADGDGIKNVEDNCRLVPNKDQQNSDSDSFGDSCDNCPTVPNSDQKDTDNNGQGDACDQDIDGDGIPNVLDNCPKVPNPMQTDRDRDGVGDACDSCPELSNPMQTDVDNDLVGDVCDTNLDSDGDGHQDSRDNCPDIPNSSQLDSDNDGLGDDCDHDDDNDGVIDDYDNCRLIINPNQKDSDANGVGDVCENDFDNDAVMDLMDVCPESAEVTLTDFRAYQTVILDPEGEAQIDPNWVVLNQGMEIVQTMNSDPGLAVGYTAFNGVDFEGTFHVNTVTDDDYAGFIFGYQDSSSFYVVMWKQTEQVYWQSVPFRAAAQPALQLKAVKSRTGPGQYLRNALWHTGDTHGEVKLLWKDPRNAGWKDKTSYRWQLSHRPQVGYIRVRFFEGTDMVADSGVVIDTTMRGGRLGVFCFSQENIIWSNLRYRCNDTVPEDFAAHRQQFLMHIQV is encoded by the exons ATGGGTTGGGGTTTCCCGGTTCTGCTGGCGGTTCTGTTCGCTCAGCTGTCGGCCGGGTTCCCGGACGGAGTGGACGTTCAAG TCATCGACGTCCTGAGCCTCCAGGACTCCAAGCAGAACGTGGCGGCGGTGGAGAAGCTGTCGGGCGGTCTGAGCGCGCTCAGTGACGTCTATGTGGTGTCGACAATCCGACTGCCTGTCAAGATGGGCGGGGTTTTGTTTGGGCTCTACAGCAAGCAGGACAACAGGAAGTACCTGGAGGTCGCCATCATGGGGAAGATCCACAAAG TTCTGGTCCGGTACGTCAAAGCGGACGGGAAGGTCCACACCGTGAACCTGCAGAACTCCGTCCTGGCCGACGGACGGACTCACTCCATCATCCTGAGACTGGGCGGCCTCCAGCGCAGCAACATGCAGGTGGAGCTGTATGCCGACTGCCGATTGGTCGATTCCAGTCAGGGCGTTCCCCCATTGGTTCCTCTGCCCAGAGAGGCGGACATGGTGGAGATCCGACATGGACAGAAATCGTACGCCCGACTTCAG GGCGCAGTGGAGTCCCTCCGCCTGGCTCTAGGGGGCAGCGTTGCTAAAGCCGGAGCGCTGACCGACTGTCCGTTCCAGGGAGACTCGTCGGCCTTCAACTCAG TGAACGGAGAGGTCCAGTCCATCCTGG GTGAACACACcaaggctctgattggtcagctcATCATTTTCAACCAGATCCTGGGAGAGCTGCGGCAGGACATCAGGGagcag GTGAAGGAGATGTCTCTGATCAGGAACACCATCCTGGAGTGCCAGGTTTGTG GTTTCCATGAACCGCGGTCTCGCTGCTCTCCCAACCCCTGCTACAGAGGAGTCTCCTGCATGGACAGCCTGCAGTTCCCTGGGTACACCTGTGGACAGTGTCCACCTGGGACCACCGGCAACGGGACGCACTGCAGGGACGTTGATGAG TGTGAGCTGCAGCCGTGTTATTCTCCTGAAGCCTGCGTCAACAGAGAGGGAGGCTTCAGCTGCCAGCCGTGTCCTCCAGGCCTGTGGGGGGCGCCGCTGGCCGGAACAGGACTGGACTACGCTAAGACACACAAACAG gaatGCGTGGACATCGATGAGTGTGTGGATCTCCCTGACGCCTGTGCATCAAACTCGGTCTGCATCAACACTGTG GGTTCCTACAAATGCGGAGGCTGTAAACCCGGTTTCTATGGCAACCAAACATCTGGCTGCTCCCCCAGGAAGTCATGTGCTGCGTTGACCTTTAACCCTTGTGACACCAACGCCCACTGTGCCATGGAGAGGAACGGAGAAGTTGCCTGCAGG TGTAACGTTGGCTGGGCCGGAAACGGACACACCTGTGGAATGGACACGGACATCGACGGCTACCCCGACCGTTCTCTGCCCTGCATGGACAACGACAAACACTGCAAACAG GACAACTGCGTGTTTACGCCGAACTCAGGCCAGGAGGATGCAGACAACGACGGCATCGGAGACCAGTGTGACGAGGATGCAGACGGAGACGGCATCAAGAACGTGGAG GACAACTGTCGTTTGGTTCCCAACAAAGACCAGCAGAACTCAGACAGCGACTCGTTCGGAGACTCGTGTGATAACTGTCCCACCGTCCCCAACAGCGACCAGAAGGACACGGACAACAACGGACAGGGAGACGCCTGCGATCAGGACATTGATGGAGATG GTATTCCCAACGTTCTGGATAACTGCCCTAAGGTTCCCAACCCGATGCAGACGGACAGAGACAGAGACGGAGTCGGAGACGCCTGTGACAGTTGCCCTGAACTCAGCAACCCCATGCAG ACGGATGTGGACAATGACCTGGTGGGAGACGTCTGTGACACCAACCTGGACTC GGACGGAGACGGTCACCAGGACTCCAGAGACAACTGTCCTGACATCCCCAACAGCTCCCAGCTGGACTCCGACAATGACGGCCTCGGAGACGACTGCGACCACGACGACGACAACGACGGCGTCATCGACGATTACGACAACTGCAGACTGATCATCAACCCGAACCAGAAAGACTCCGACG CTAATGGAGTGGGAGACGTCTGCGAGAACGACTTCGACAACGACGCCGTGATGGATCTGATGGATGTGTGTCCAGAGAGCGCCGAGGTCACGCTGACGGACTTCCGAGCCTATCAGACGGTGATCCTGGACCCTGAAGGCGAGGCCCAGATCGACCCCAACTGGGTGGTTTTGAATCAG GGCATGGAGATCGTTCAGACGATGAACAGCGATCCGGGTTTAGCTGTCG GCTACACGGCGTTTAACGGCGTGGACTTTGAGGGAACGTTCCACGTCAACACGGTGACGGACGACGACTACGCCGGCTTCATCTTCGGGTACCAGGACTCGTCCAGCTTCTACGTGGTGATGTGGAAGCAGACGGAGCAGGTGTACTGGCAGTCCGTCCCGTTCCGGGCCGCGGCCCAGCCCGCCCTGCAGCTCAAG GCGGTGAAGTCCCGGACCGGGCCGGGGCAGTACCTGAGGAACGCCCTGTGGCACACCGGAGACACGCACGGCGAGGTGAAGCTGCTCTGGAAGGACCCCCGAAACGCCGGCTGGAAGGACAAAACGTCGTACCGCTGGCAGCTGAGCCACCGGCCGCAGGTCGGATACATCAG ggtGCGGTTCTTTGAAGGGACGGACATGGTGGCGGACTCCGGCGTCGTCATCGACACGACGATGAGAGGAGGCCGACTCGGCGTTTTCTGCTTCTCGCAGGAAAACATCATCTGGTCCAACCTGCGCTACAGATGCAACG aCACGGTGCCTGAAGACTTCGCAGCGCATCGTCAGCAGTTTCTCATGCACATTCAGGTCTGA
- the thbs3a gene encoding thrombospondin-3a isoform X2, translating to MGGVLFGLYSKQDNRKYLEVAIMGKIHKVLVRYVKADGKVHTVNLQNSVLADGRTHSIILRLGGLQRSNMQVELYADCRLVDSSQGVPPLVPLPREADMVEIRHGQKSYARLQGAVESLRLALGGSVAKAGALTDCPFQGDSSAFNSVNGEVQSILGEHTKALIGQLIIFNQILGELRQDIREQVKEMSLIRNTILECQVCGFHEPRSRCSPNPCYRGVSCMDSLQFPGYTCGQCPPGTTGNGTHCRDVDECELQPCYSPEACVNREGGFSCQPCPPGLWGAPLAGTGLDYAKTHKQECVDIDECVDLPDACASNSVCINTVGSYKCGGCKPGFYGNQTSGCSPRKSCAALTFNPCDTNAHCAMERNGEVACRCNVGWAGNGHTCGMDTDIDGYPDRSLPCMDNDKHCKQDNCVFTPNSGQEDADNDGIGDQCDEDADGDGIKNVEDNCRLVPNKDQQNSDSDSFGDSCDNCPTVPNSDQKDTDNNGQGDACDQDIDGDGIPNVLDNCPKVPNPMQTDRDRDGVGDACDSCPELSNPMQTDVDNDLVGDVCDTNLDSDGDGHQDSRDNCPDIPNSSQLDSDNDGLGDDCDHDDDNDGVIDDYDNCRLIINPNQKDSDANGVGDVCENDFDNDAVMDLMDVCPESAEVTLTDFRAYQTVILDPEGEAQIDPNWVVLNQGMEIVQTMNSDPGLAVGYTAFNGVDFEGTFHVNTVTDDDYAGFIFGYQDSSSFYVVMWKQTEQVYWQSVPFRAAAQPALQLKAVKSRTGPGQYLRNALWHTGDTHGEVKLLWKDPRNAGWKDKTSYRWQLSHRPQVGYIRVRFFEGTDMVADSGVVIDTTMRGGRLGVFCFSQENIIWSNLRYRCNDTVPEDFAAHRQQFLMHIQV from the exons ATGGGCGGGGTTTTGTTTGGGCTCTACAGCAAGCAGGACAACAGGAAGTACCTGGAGGTCGCCATCATGGGGAAGATCCACAAAG TTCTGGTCCGGTACGTCAAAGCGGACGGGAAGGTCCACACCGTGAACCTGCAGAACTCCGTCCTGGCCGACGGACGGACTCACTCCATCATCCTGAGACTGGGCGGCCTCCAGCGCAGCAACATGCAGGTGGAGCTGTATGCCGACTGCCGATTGGTCGATTCCAGTCAGGGCGTTCCCCCATTGGTTCCTCTGCCCAGAGAGGCGGACATGGTGGAGATCCGACATGGACAGAAATCGTACGCCCGACTTCAG GGCGCAGTGGAGTCCCTCCGCCTGGCTCTAGGGGGCAGCGTTGCTAAAGCCGGAGCGCTGACCGACTGTCCGTTCCAGGGAGACTCGTCGGCCTTCAACTCAG TGAACGGAGAGGTCCAGTCCATCCTGG GTGAACACACcaaggctctgattggtcagctcATCATTTTCAACCAGATCCTGGGAGAGCTGCGGCAGGACATCAGGGagcag GTGAAGGAGATGTCTCTGATCAGGAACACCATCCTGGAGTGCCAGGTTTGTG GTTTCCATGAACCGCGGTCTCGCTGCTCTCCCAACCCCTGCTACAGAGGAGTCTCCTGCATGGACAGCCTGCAGTTCCCTGGGTACACCTGTGGACAGTGTCCACCTGGGACCACCGGCAACGGGACGCACTGCAGGGACGTTGATGAG TGTGAGCTGCAGCCGTGTTATTCTCCTGAAGCCTGCGTCAACAGAGAGGGAGGCTTCAGCTGCCAGCCGTGTCCTCCAGGCCTGTGGGGGGCGCCGCTGGCCGGAACAGGACTGGACTACGCTAAGACACACAAACAG gaatGCGTGGACATCGATGAGTGTGTGGATCTCCCTGACGCCTGTGCATCAAACTCGGTCTGCATCAACACTGTG GGTTCCTACAAATGCGGAGGCTGTAAACCCGGTTTCTATGGCAACCAAACATCTGGCTGCTCCCCCAGGAAGTCATGTGCTGCGTTGACCTTTAACCCTTGTGACACCAACGCCCACTGTGCCATGGAGAGGAACGGAGAAGTTGCCTGCAGG TGTAACGTTGGCTGGGCCGGAAACGGACACACCTGTGGAATGGACACGGACATCGACGGCTACCCCGACCGTTCTCTGCCCTGCATGGACAACGACAAACACTGCAAACAG GACAACTGCGTGTTTACGCCGAACTCAGGCCAGGAGGATGCAGACAACGACGGCATCGGAGACCAGTGTGACGAGGATGCAGACGGAGACGGCATCAAGAACGTGGAG GACAACTGTCGTTTGGTTCCCAACAAAGACCAGCAGAACTCAGACAGCGACTCGTTCGGAGACTCGTGTGATAACTGTCCCACCGTCCCCAACAGCGACCAGAAGGACACGGACAACAACGGACAGGGAGACGCCTGCGATCAGGACATTGATGGAGATG GTATTCCCAACGTTCTGGATAACTGCCCTAAGGTTCCCAACCCGATGCAGACGGACAGAGACAGAGACGGAGTCGGAGACGCCTGTGACAGTTGCCCTGAACTCAGCAACCCCATGCAG ACGGATGTGGACAATGACCTGGTGGGAGACGTCTGTGACACCAACCTGGACTC GGACGGAGACGGTCACCAGGACTCCAGAGACAACTGTCCTGACATCCCCAACAGCTCCCAGCTGGACTCCGACAATGACGGCCTCGGAGACGACTGCGACCACGACGACGACAACGACGGCGTCATCGACGATTACGACAACTGCAGACTGATCATCAACCCGAACCAGAAAGACTCCGACG CTAATGGAGTGGGAGACGTCTGCGAGAACGACTTCGACAACGACGCCGTGATGGATCTGATGGATGTGTGTCCAGAGAGCGCCGAGGTCACGCTGACGGACTTCCGAGCCTATCAGACGGTGATCCTGGACCCTGAAGGCGAGGCCCAGATCGACCCCAACTGGGTGGTTTTGAATCAG GGCATGGAGATCGTTCAGACGATGAACAGCGATCCGGGTTTAGCTGTCG GCTACACGGCGTTTAACGGCGTGGACTTTGAGGGAACGTTCCACGTCAACACGGTGACGGACGACGACTACGCCGGCTTCATCTTCGGGTACCAGGACTCGTCCAGCTTCTACGTGGTGATGTGGAAGCAGACGGAGCAGGTGTACTGGCAGTCCGTCCCGTTCCGGGCCGCGGCCCAGCCCGCCCTGCAGCTCAAG GCGGTGAAGTCCCGGACCGGGCCGGGGCAGTACCTGAGGAACGCCCTGTGGCACACCGGAGACACGCACGGCGAGGTGAAGCTGCTCTGGAAGGACCCCCGAAACGCCGGCTGGAAGGACAAAACGTCGTACCGCTGGCAGCTGAGCCACCGGCCGCAGGTCGGATACATCAG ggtGCGGTTCTTTGAAGGGACGGACATGGTGGCGGACTCCGGCGTCGTCATCGACACGACGATGAGAGGAGGCCGACTCGGCGTTTTCTGCTTCTCGCAGGAAAACATCATCTGGTCCAACCTGCGCTACAGATGCAACG aCACGGTGCCTGAAGACTTCGCAGCGCATCGTCAGCAGTTTCTCATGCACATTCAGGTCTGA